TATATATGGAAATAGCTTCAGTTCATGTAATGATGAAATTTATCTCCTGTGTTGAGCACAGGGGGCGTGTCCAAATGAAGCCTGTGTTGAGGCCCATATCATTCTTCAGAATATCACGTCACCAAAGATAAACGAGTCCTTGTTTCTCTGAAATGACATCACTGCCTCATTATGTGATTCAAACTGTTGAAAAGACACAGGGATTCATTTTTTTGCATGAACTGAATCTGAGGTGAATCTGGGGATGATCACCCACTTGCAGGAACATTATAAGCACATTATGGAGCCACCAAAAAGGCACAAATATCAGCAGTTAGAAGCATTTTGACATGTTGTCAACCATTAATAACATAGGTCTTAAAACAGTTTCAGAGAGGCTGGTTAGTTAGGGGCGTGAATGTGTATAATACATAGTGGTGTTCTGTAGTTgataaaaagttatttttgcATGGCAAATTTTGGTCCATTTTGAGCTGTTTCGTAACGTCAGGtgatttgtttctttctgaatgtctagtgttgttgtttgtatGACATCTGCATGACATTCTTTTGATCTCAGTCATTTCAGCATTTGCTTCCTTGTTTATGAGGTTCTccttgtgtctttgtcctgtgtcCAAATCAAAATCCAATcaaacaatattattgtcacatCACGTTACTGGTACACCGGTACAGCATATGTGAGTGAAATGCTTGTgggcaagcttcacaagcaacagagatgagcaaaatacaagaaacatAAGAAACAGGAATATGAGAATTGCAAGAATTAAAATATGTACAAATATAAGATTGTATGCACATATGTATACCAAACATGTATATACTTATGCATATGTGTGcgtgtatatacacatatatatatatatatgtaaaataaaatatacagaggtaaaCAGAGGTCAGTTATTGTGCCAAACAAATGGCATTTATGTACAGTATGGAATACATAATGTTGGAGTTCCGGTAAGTGAAGGTAAGGTATCTATGAAGTGCTCAGCAGTACGATGGCCTGATAGAAAAGCTGTTCCTCAGTgcacgatctgatatcctcgtgttggtgttgttcccactTCATCATAAGAAATGTTGTTCCGGGGTCAACAtcgcaagtgaccaatcacatttgaGTTCAGAAAAAAAcggtgtaaaacaaacaaaacttaacTTGCGATaaaccgcctctgtccgccgATTCAACAATTTGAATTCTTTGCATTTCAGGATATTGTTCTTTAATTAACGGTAAACATTATacatattgtccttgcaacattggaacTTCACAAATGAATGCATGGCTTGGCTTGCAAAAGCATTacatcacaacaatgtgattggtcacttgcaatgttgaacctggaacaacatttattatgatgatgtgggaacaacaccaacatgaCGATATCATATCATccgtctctcagtctgctggttcgggaccagatactgcagaacctcctgcctaatggaagtagtctgaacagtttgtgaCTGGGATTTCTGGAGTCTTTGATGATTCTCCCCATTTTCTTCAAGCACTGCTTCCTGCAGctgtcctggagggagggagCTCACCTCCAACTATCCTTTACGCATGCCACACCACTCTCTCGTGTAAGTGGTGCTTTTGCAATACCAGGTgatgatgcatccagtgaggatgctctcaatggcacagcggtAGAAGgccctgaggatgcgggggctcatgccaaatcttttcagtctcctttgtttatgtgtactgaccatgtGAGATCCTGATGTACACCCAGGAAACGGAAggtgctctctctctccacagcagctctgTTGATGGTGATCGTGGTGTGTGCTTCTCTGCaactccggaagtccactatcaactcctttgtctttgtgacATTGAGGCTGAGATGGTTGTCTCAGTACCAGTgcgtcagggcgctgacctcccCCCTGCAAGCCGTCTCATTACctttggtgataagacccaccaatGTACTTCAcaatgttggagttgttagtggccgtgcagtcgtaggtgtagagcaggggtggccaactccaggcctcaagagccggtgtcctgcatgttttagatctcaccctgggtcaacatacctgaatcaaatgattagttcattaccaggtctATGGAAAACTTCAAGACATTGAGGAGGTTACTTAGCTATTTAAATCAGCtttgttggatcaaggacacatctaaaacctgcaggacaccggctctcaaggcctggagttggccacccctggtgtgagtgagtacaggagggggctcagtACTCGCcactgtggagcaccagtgttcattATGACAGGGGTTGAGGTGATGCTGCCCAGTGTGCGTGCTGATGTCATCCACGGTGCATACACTGTCCAGTCTTATTTAGATCTTCACACAGAGAGGCCACGGCCTGTTATGTGCTGATCTTTCCTCTAAAGTCTGCGATTGTGTTTAGATTGTGTTTAGGAATTGTTTTTCCACTCTCTCCCCTCGCTTCCTTTGTGTACgttggtgtgtgtgtccttgtgtcctgtttcccttttctgtttacatgtgtgttttattctttgtgttTCATTCCATGATCCTCCTCTGTCTTGTGTGTATTCATGTAtgttctctctccctccatgCCTCATTTCCTGAACTGTTTCAAAGGGAGACAAGGGGTGTGCCACGGGAACACACACAAAGTCTGCCTCATCCAGGACTTAAAAAACTGTCAGGACTCTTTTAGAAATGCACCCAAGCAGGCAGAGTAaagactattttattttttacacattGCAGATTGCATGCATACACATTACTGTAACTGAGTTACGTATTTTTGCATTTAAGAACACATTTTCTTGAAAAACACATATATCATGGACTTAATTAGAATGAAGGGTTTAGTTGTTGAGAGGAGTTAAACTATTAGAAGCACTGCAGTTTCTAAGACGGAATGAGCAGTTCATTCTGAAATAATATTTATTGttgcttatctttatatttctacatgctgtagtgccatttttgggagcatttcaagttgctatacatcaatataaccgttatagcccaaattttaataatatgcatgcattaagtccataataactacataaattgcaaaaaagtgaaataaactataaaaaaagtttttttctttacatatatttctagttagagaaatttaagaggtttattcttcaaaactgtaaatacaaaaaagttgcataaaatagtttccaacaacacaaaatttattttgagtgttttcATAGTTTCActtttgagatacaccaatttttatataggCTACTgcagggaaaaaggaaaataaatatagcaaatttgcaaaaaaaaaaagaaaagaaaaaaacatcatgcGCATCAAAATAACCTATTCAAaacagtgcaatttgagttgtAGGCATGCcagaaactattcagaaaagcatgaagtcaaacatgacttttaaaaagatCAGTACAGGCTTATAAGGCcttgaaggtaaaaaaaacaaaacaaaaaacaaaactacatttttcgtgaaaatgacatcacttccagTCTCGgccaggtaatggcggacatacAATAGTTCGCACTTACGTCTAGTCCAGCCTAGGAAGTGTTGCGAACAGCTGATCgcatcggcaaagcgtgtttctggaatattatgtttttgttgctgcaagtgctttttatgcaatttttgcaaagctatatgtggaaggaaactgtgacctaggacaagctgatggcataagatgtaagtacaactccttttgtttcatatgaaaaaaaaaatattgcgctaccttacgtggttccagttctacagagatttaaaaatagtCACATCAAACTCGCTCCGACcagttttaaagggttaataagACTAAGTTTTTCTCATACCATTACTTATTTAATTGCTAGAATAATCAGTGGAATACTCGATTATGGAAATGATCATTGTAttgtagtttatgtttatttcagGCTGTTACtaattggtttttttttctgtttatctaaagttaagactgttttcccttATAAAGCACAAGCGAAAGTGCCTCAGCTATcttcacaaaagaaaaacaacacaaactaaGCACAAAGAGACACATAACATACAAATATGTATTACATGATGCAAACATAACCCAGATTGTGTAAAGGAGTAAGACTCACTGAGCAGCTGGATCTAGTGGAAAGCTGAACTCAGATATAACGAGTATATATAGACATAACTTCAGTGTGACAAAGTCACATGGATGAGTGAGTGTTTAAGAAAATGCAATTAAATGGAAAGAAAGATGACACTattgtaaaatgtattttaatattctgaAAGCAGAACTGCTTTAgttatttgcttgtttttattgtgcTTTGGACTGTTGACATTACTGTGGAGAGTCCACACTGTAATCAGCCAAAGCCTGTAACAGTCTGTTGCTGAATTCCAAAAAATATCCCTGATTCAAGATTCGGGAGACAGTCACTATCTCTACTTtgaagattaggcttcaaactttcctttttgctaaagcatatagttagggctggaccaggtgacccagaatcctcccttagttatgctgcaataggtttAGGTTGCTGAgggactcccatgatgcactgggtgtttcttcttcagtcactatgtgttaatagacctctttGCATGGAATCATACTTGCTATTaatctcttccacagcatgatTTTTCCCCCCATCCCAACTTGTCGCCCCTGGTTGTACCAaatgtttcttccttttaaaagggttttccttcccactgatGTCAAAGTGCTTGGTAACAGGGCATCTTATGACTTTTGGGGGTTTCTCTcttattgcagggtctttaacttacaatgtaaagcaacaacaacactaGTGCCGTGCTGGATTTAGGCCTACAGGAGCATGAAGTCCATGAAGACCAGTTTTCACCTGATATTCTGCAAAAAAACCCTCAACAATCGAACGACTTAAGGCCTCAGTCTGTATTCTAATTCAGACTCTCTTTTACAATGGGATTATGTACAGAGAGATGAGAGATAAGAAATACACCTACTCAGTACATAAGTACTAAATATCGATGGAGTTTATAAGTGCATACACTCCATAACTGTCACATTTTGGAGTAATCTCCCTTTTGTCCTTCCTGTTTAGGATTTCTGTGACTGCAGTAAaattccctccatccatccagtttGCCTCCAGTAAGCATTAATTTATCATAATCCTGAAGGCTGAAGCACGGCAACCTCACTAAGTGATTTCAGAAGTCTTTAACCACACTCTCATCAGTTCAAGTGTCTCATAATGTTTTTAGTGCTTTTGTAAatcaaaactgtaaaactgtaaaaacttaGCAGGTAGTTTGAAACATAGAGTGTTGGAATGCATACATTGACTCAGACAAAACAGATCTTAGTGCAGGTGTTTGGACCAAGGGAAAAAACAATATCATGTTAACTGAACATCAACATTCAATAAAGACCAAACCAGAACTTTAATAAGAGAAATATGTCTTCGACTTAAACTAAACTTTGTTCTGACAGTGAATTAGTGTGAGCTTTACCTCAAACCTGTTCCTTTGTCTGTTGTGATATTGACATGATGGACTCGGTTTCCGGTGCCATTGTGgaaccggttctgacataaacggtagtaaccagaccaaaGAGCAGCGCACAATTTGGTGCttcatttcggtgctttttttccctgagaAATCTAGCCAATCACTTATCCTTTCCATGTAGAtacgtttgttttttttagagcagagctaaaATGACGAAGCCAAAGTGCTCGAGAGtgtggctgtacttcacagcaaaagatataaactcagcagcctgcaacaaatGCTTAAAGGTAATaatgtgcaaaggaggtaacacctcaaatctaaTGAAACAcatggcgacgcatagcgtttttttaaaagccgagaaatgcaccgcaTTTGATAACTTGCAGCAAGAcatcacaccgagcacatctactgcgggtgtggtgcttGTTCTCGGAATTAGCAACatccaagaacccgaagagtagagtcctggcccctagccctgccagtgtagcagaaatgataactgaggatgatgatggcagcagcacccgttcttctctgggtgagtatcttaatgttgttcgtgtgtaatttaagtTGAGTGGGCTAActacgttattaaattaatgcatgtaaggtgacactagcaaacaccgtcgtagttacatgcggctgtcttcttgtttgatggcagatagaAAAAGTGGACGAAATTCATAGGGCAGTGACAAAGTTTATAGTCAAAGATCTCCATCCATTTTCAACGGTGGAGTCACCATCATTCAGGTGAAAAGTGTTGTATTACtctgacataaaaaaaatagactgtatAATACTGTAAAGGTTAATATGTTCATAGCTGCTTAGCTTTGTAAGTCTTCTCTAAATGTGGAATTAGAAAAGACTTTAGGTGTTTATAAGTAAACTATATTTGAATAAAAGGTGAgctatatgtttttattttttatctggaagaaacaaattaatgaaaattcaaatgtattttctgtttattcagGGAGCTggtttatatgttttatttattttatctgaaaaaaagaattacATTTCAAGTCAAAAAcactttctttttataaatgtgtttttttttttttaattcagagaGATGTCCTCTGCACTTAATCCGAGGTATCAGCCCCCATCCAGGGATGATCTATCCAACACACTTGTACCTGCTTGGTATTGCGTGGAGAAAAGCAACCTCATCCAGAATTTGGCACAGGTTAACAAGGTCGCTATCACCTGTGATGGATGGACCAGTATTGCTCAGGACCATTTCCTCACAGTGACTGTTCACTACATCTACAAAGGCAAAATGAAGCAGAATGTGCTTAGCACTGAAGCAGTTTATGAGTCACAAACAGGTCCAGTTGTCGCTAAAGAAATATCAAGTCTTGTGGAGCAATTTCACTTGGGAGGGAAAATAATCGCTGCCACTGTAGACAATGCCTGCAACATGGATGTTGCTTTGAAAAAATTGGACTTTTTAAAAGTGGGATGCTTTGCTCATACCCTCAACCTGGCCGCACAAAAGGTGtatgacattcctgcagtttccaGCTGGTGTGCGAAAATCCATTCAGTTGTGGTATGGCTCAAATGTTCATCCTTGAGCAAAACTGTGCTCAGAGAAAAGCAGCGAATCCTGAGTAAGTAGCGCATGCAGTTACATATCAAGAAGTATTGTTATTCATATTACCTTTTTTATAgtaatttaaaatatgtttgtgtctctctgtgctttaatTTGCCAGAGCATAATGTCATTCTTGATGTTAAGAGGCGTTGGAAGTCTCTCTTCCTGATGGTGGAGAGATTTATGGAGCAGTTTGATGCAATCCAGGCAGCTGCTCTGGATCTACGGCTGAGGAAGCCTATGGAGAAGGACAAGTAAGTGAATGACATGAGCATCACTTGCAAGAGCTAAATTATGTCAGTTACCTTTAACATTGCGAATATTTTTCAACAGGCTAGAAAGGTTCACGCACACTGATTTAATCAAGGCAGAAGAGTTTATTAAGTGCATGCAAGTCGTGTGCACGTCAACCATGTGTGTGTCAAGTGACAAGTCACCCACATGCAGCCAAATCATCCCCATCCTGGCCAAGCTGGAGGCACATTTCAGACGATGTGATGAAGACAGTGTTTTCACCTCTTCAATAAAAGAGAAAGTCTGGGGTAGTCTGCAGAAAAGATATCAGGTATTTGCAGACAATATCAATGCGCATGAAAAATAGGGTTACCTTTTTTCAGTATCAGCTCCTATGTTATATCTTGTTTTACTTAAAGGATGAAAACCTTCAGGCAGCTACTGACATCTGGGACAGGTTGGAGAAGGCAGCAGTTGCACATGCCACAGCAGCAGTTGCACAGGTATTTTCACTGTGTGTTCTTTTGCATCATGATGTAGTTTCTATGTTGAAGGAATGCTCTTTTACTATCTGTGTGTCCATAGCCTCCCACTGAGGACCCCAAAGCACAGCGAggtggatgatgatgatgatgctgacaTGGACAAGCCAGAAAAATATgttatttcagattttttctAACACAACCACTACATTCTAAAAgtgatctttatttattttgcaaacctcacacatcttttttttgtttttcagctaagGAAGGTCCAGAAGTCACCCTTAGAAAAGCTGTTTGAGGATGAAGACAGAGAGCTTCAACAGGCTGCTTCTCAAGCAGGTAGAGTCCCCTCAATCACAGAGCAGGTACAGAAGGAGCTTGAAATATACAAAAGACTGCCAGGAATTCCCTCTGGACAAGACCCTGTGCCTGGTGGTGGAGTAAGAGGGATACACTCCCCAATTTATCTGCCCTATCAGAATAATACTTGTGTGTCCCAGCCTCATCAACGCCTTCTGAAagagttttctcttttgctgGGCATGCCATCAGCCAAGAGCGATGCCGTATAGCTCCAGAAAAGGCTAATATGattatatttttacaaaaaaactgcTAAACATCACAGGTTTCatgacaaagtttgtgttttcaatTGTTTAAGCACTGGTTCCAACCAAAGAAGTTATGTTTTATTGACAGAAAGGGCTAACTTTGTTATcattttgcttaaaaaaattactgggaaaaataaaaacacaagaggTTTTTGGATGAAGTTtgtgttctttattctttaagcaccggttcgagcactgTTTAAGCACCgacaccgtttcaaaagtaccgttTTGGccccggtatcggataaaacctaaacaatacccatccctactcggGTGTCTTTTGCACACTTTGTTGTGATCTCCAAAAGTttaatctgttcatctggacgtagcgttttgtgggagaaacgtttcgtcattcatccaagtgacttcttcagtctcagctgactgcaggtttccccaatcttataaacaggacatttgcataatgactgaaaccagcccactgaaggaacaatgggctgggaggtcagttccttcatcataattatgcaaattcccacaACAATTGAATTTGTTGTGATATCAGGCTGAGTAGCTAGTTGTTGTTTtacaacacattttaatattccCCTGATCTCATCATCTACTTCTTCTTACCTGAGACTGTGACAGACAGCAGGTGGCTCTCAGAGGACAACTTATGGGATGAAACGTGGACTTGATAAACACAGCTGTAGTGTCCTTGATGGGCGGGCTCTGCaggaggaaacaggaagttgaCAGCTGGCTGTGTGTAGTTGTTTTTGGTGTCAGAGGAGGTGAAGGTGAGCTGGAAGGAGCCTCCTGGATACTGTGGTTGGACAGAGCAGCTGATGTTGAAGCTTGAGCCCTTGGACACCTGGAGCCCCTGCTGCTGGGCCTCGGAGACCCCGTCCATTGACTTCAAAGTAATGCTTGGCTTAACCAGTGAGtctgtaaacacacagagatgATGAAG
The sequence above is a segment of the Oreochromis aureus strain Israel breed Guangdong linkage group 3, ZZ_aureus, whole genome shotgun sequence genome. Coding sequences within it:
- the LOC120438641 gene encoding uncharacterized protein LOC120438641, yielding MSSALNPRYQPPSRDDLSNTLVPAWYCVEKSNLIQNLAQVNKVAITCDGWTSIAQDHFLTVTVHYIYKGKMKQNVLSTEAVYESQTGPVVAKEISSLVEQFHLGGKIIAATVDNACNMDVALKKLDFLKVGCFAHTLNLAAQKVYDIPAVSSWCAKIHSVVVWLKCSSLSKTVLREKQRILKHNVILDVKRRWKSLFLMVERFMEQFDAIQAAALDLRLRKPMEKDKLERFTHTDLIKAEEFIKCMQVVCTSTMCVSSDKSPTCSQIIPILAKLEAHFRRCDEDSVFTSSIKEKVWGSLQKRYQDENLQAATDIWDRLEKAAVAHATAAVAQPPTEDPKAQRGG